Proteins from one Argopecten irradians isolate NY chromosome 15, Ai_NY, whole genome shotgun sequence genomic window:
- the LOC138309179 gene encoding uncharacterized protein, whose product MEKFGLIVKMQITDNTTGDVRFSKTYTVPSKLEELQDLKDITYSLKQLAVSKTLCLIFDDLVPEELFNRVFAVILRTFKISALPGTAAQDTICLFRGFGCFEINDLCSMILPMHWERSTIAVTVFSHSQPELPPGSECRARKTLERILQETLAMSCQQHYQYSYKMHCNFYLNPYDTPVDMYSVMYAHGGMSCKGDDCRGKHKLTGSDLLVWGITETGRVPQRLRFNSVETYLSRRPTPKELGQLSFAIVASRRELFFIELGLSLAEISNIEEGAKTLGVETQTTKMFLRWTCCYPNLTFGYIQDAMKKADMAYNELGRSIERSQGITLDGMDSIDELNKPLDVGNIKYVLRNVGNNYFILFLELGLSASAIERCEVNHPDIEKRLEALLKLWINTFQEHATITKILKAMKLCGMDWNSTAGLCCGTNATSVPKRPKRRCNIL is encoded by the exons ATGGAGAAGTTTGGCCTTATTGTGAAAATGCAGATAACTGACAACACTACGGGTGATGTACGCTTCAGTAAGACGTATACCGTCCCAAGCAAACTTGAAGAACTCCAAGATCTCAAGGATATCACCTACTCTCTGAAACAACTTGCTGTCTCAAAAACACTGTGTTTGATATTCGATGACTTGGTACCAGAAGAGTTGTTTAACAGAGTCTTTGCTGTGATCTTGCGGACTTTTAAAATATCAGCACTACCTGGAACAGCTGCACAGGATACCATCTGCCTTTTCAGGGGATTTGGATGTTTCGAGATCAACGATCTTTGCAGCATGATACTGCCAATGCACTGGGAACGATCAACTATAGCGGTCACTGTGTTCAGCCATTCACAACCAGAACTTCCTCCAGGCTCGGAATGTCGGGCTAGAAAAACCCTGGAACGGATATTACAGGAGACGTTGGCAATGAGCTGTCAACAGCATTACCAGTATTCGTACAAGATGCACTGCAACTTTTACCTGAATCCATATGACACTCCAGTAGATATGTACAGCGTGATGTACGCCCACGGAGGGATGTCCTGTAAAGGAGACGACTGTCGAGGGAAACATAAACTGACAGGATCGGATCTACTGGTTTGGGGGATAACAGAG ACTGGTAGAGTCCCCCAAAGACTACGATTCAATAGCG TGGAAACCTACCTAAGCAGGAGGCCAACACCGAAGGAACTAGGTCAACTGTCGTTTGCCATAGTGGCATCTAGACGTGAGCTGTTCTTTATTGAGCTAGGTCTGTCATTAGCAGAGATTTCAAACATCGAGGAAGGAGCTAAAACTCTCGGGGTTGAAACACAGACTACGAAGATGTTTCTTAGATGGACTTGCTGCTATCCTAATCTCACATTTGGTTATATCCAAGATGCGATGAAGAAAGCCGATATGGCTTATAATGAACTAGGCAGATCTATAGAGCGTTCGCAAGGCATCACTCTAG ATGGCATGGACTCAATTGACGAGCTCAACAAGCCACTGGATGTCGGGaatatcaaatatgttttaagAAATGTTGGAAACAATTACTTCATCTTGTTTCTGGAGCTTGGACTTTCCGCCTCCGCCATAGAGAGATGTGAAGTAAATCACCCAGATATCGAAAAAAGGTTGGAAGCTCTCCTCAAGCTCTGGATAAATACTTTCCAGGAACACGCAACCATTACGAAGATTCTGAAGGCCATGAAATTGTGCGGGATGGACTGGAACTCAACAGCTGGGTTATGTTGTGGCACTAATGCTACCAGTGTTCCTAAAAGGCCTAAAAGGCGTTGCAACATTTTGTAG